A window of the Pyrodictium abyssi genome harbors these coding sequences:
- a CDS encoding cytochrome c biogenesis protein CcdA: MGLLAELFTLAALDSINPCTFYIYTVLLLSVSIREQSSRAVLATGLAFVAGVYLGYTLLGLGIAGAAAALPVWLLSLAAGGYGAYTIVAGLYELRGRKRPGPQRPGGKLAPRALRVTSRLGAFGLGLLLSFTLLPCSGGPLVAFVMLASAEGYGGLLVAPLLLLYNLVFVSPLIAIGLAAAAAYRVERVQQAIARAGPYASIFAGLALIAIAVYIYVRPG; this comes from the coding sequence ATGGGCCTACTCGCAGAGCTTTTCACACTAGCAGCGCTCGATAGCATAAACCCATGCACATTCTACATCTATACAGTCCTCCTGCTCTCGGTCTCCATAAGAGAGCAGAGCAGCCGTGCAGTACTGGCTACCGGGTTAGCTTTTGTCGCTGGCGTCTACCTGGGCTACACGCTGCTTGGACTCGGAATCGCCGGGGCTGCCGCTGCGCTTCCAGTATGGCTTCTATCATTGGCAGCTGGGGGCTACGGCGCCTACACTATAGTTGCCGGGCTCTACGAGCTACGGGGGAGAAAGCGGCCCGGACCCCAGAGGCCTGGGGGCAAGCTGGCCCCAAGAGCTCTACGGGTCACGAGTAGGCTAGGCGCCTTCGGGCTAGGCCTGCTACTCTCGTTCACACTATTGCCGTGCAGTGGCGGCCCGCTAGTAGCCTTCGTGATGCTAGCTAGCGCCGAGGGCTACGGTGGGCTGCTCGTAGCTCCTCTTCTGCTGCTCTACAATCTAGTCTTCGTCTCACCGCTGATAGCTATAGGCCTCGCAGCTGCTGCTGCCTACCGTGTAGAGCGGGTACAACAGGCGATAGCCCGTGCAGGCCCCTATGCCTCCATATTCGCAGGCCTTGCACTGATAGCCATTGCTGTCTATATCTATGTGCGGCCTGGCTAG
- a CDS encoding 3-oxoacyl-ACP reductase FabG, producing MAVHAPVIGYTRLATGVEAEREEKPAGYVLVTGSSRGIGRAVVLRFASEGYAVAVTYHSRRDQALEVAERARRLGAPEAIVLQLDVSDPRSLEEAYRELESRWPHLNVLVNNAGVFHVGSIEETRLEDWEKVIRVNLTGVFLATKTFLPMLKKAPWASIVNIASIAGQTGNIAASAAYAASKAGVIGLTRRLAVELASYGIRVNAVAPSFVETDMVRSFLDTPEKRKKIEELHPLRMIIQPEDVAEAVYFLATPASRAITGHVLSVNAGRFTA from the coding sequence ATGGCCGTACATGCGCCCGTGATAGGCTACACCAGGCTTGCTACAGGGGTAGAAGCTGAGCGGGAAGAAAAACCGGCAGGATACGTCCTCGTGACGGGGTCGAGCCGCGGCATAGGCAGGGCAGTGGTGCTACGCTTCGCCTCAGAGGGCTATGCCGTAGCGGTGACCTACCATAGTAGGCGCGACCAGGCGCTCGAGGTCGCGGAGAGGGCTCGCCGGCTAGGCGCGCCAGAGGCTATAGTGCTGCAGCTGGACGTCTCCGACCCGCGGAGCCTCGAGGAAGCCTACCGCGAGCTCGAATCCAGGTGGCCTCACCTCAACGTGCTAGTCAACAACGCGGGAGTATTCCACGTAGGGAGCATAGAGGAAACCCGGCTAGAGGACTGGGAAAAAGTGATACGGGTGAACCTCACCGGTGTCTTCCTGGCCACGAAGACGTTCCTACCAATGCTGAAGAAGGCTCCCTGGGCCAGCATAGTCAATATCGCGAGTATAGCCGGGCAGACGGGCAACATAGCGGCTTCGGCGGCCTACGCGGCGTCGAAGGCGGGCGTAATAGGGCTCACCCGCCGCCTAGCAGTAGAACTGGCGAGCTACGGTATCCGTGTGAACGCAGTAGCACCAAGCTTCGTGGAGACGGACATGGTGCGCTCGTTCCTCGATACGCCGGAGAAGAGGAAGAAGATAGAAGAGCTACACCCTCTGCGCATGATAATACAGCCCGAAGACGTAGCCGAGGCGGTGTACTTCCTAGCGACGCCAGCGTCGCGCGCGATAACCGGCCACGTGCTCAGCGTAAACGCTGGCCGCTTCACCGCATAG
- a CDS encoding (Fe-S)-binding protein: protein MAEAAPGPDVRKLLEEIKRNISWEGFQADRVEKTIQEALATLDSVKLHFLENCVGCAACAPSCPYYYVSEKYGPVEKAELARNIYRKEATILGKLLGPLLNAKKPKSEKDLDTIVEAVYRCTNCGACYVSCPFGIDSGAIIKSILASIATKSGRAPTLIAVFDVIEREKLFLKIPSFMYIWNEVMKKAEQALGKPLPFDKKGAEYFLLVNMADAMFYPDAVIGAMRVLDRAGVDWTLPSKPFAFRPPIAAVIGLFKQAREMLKMLNADISKYEPKNVVLLDGGFVYPWLRFQMPKVLGRRPSYRVLHIVELFEKLIKEGKLKLNQTDDKVTWHDPCQLARRGGVTEEPNFVLSAASKGFRKLPHHGAESYCCGGGGGIGCMNMEMLEQMGKLLGVSSKDLVAGEKELEFIQKTAEHWTIAVKRKIDDIKKSGADIVVTACPVCMHSIAGGAQLYGLKTQVRHIAAYIGERLQ from the coding sequence GTGGCGGAAGCGGCTCCAGGCCCCGACGTTAGGAAGCTGCTAGAGGAGATAAAGAGGAACATATCGTGGGAGGGCTTTCAGGCTGACAGGGTTGAGAAGACTATACAGGAGGCTTTAGCGACACTAGACTCAGTCAAGCTACACTTCCTCGAGAATTGTGTAGGATGCGCAGCGTGCGCCCCATCGTGCCCCTACTACTATGTATCCGAGAAGTACGGCCCGGTAGAGAAGGCTGAGCTAGCACGCAACATCTACAGAAAGGAGGCGACTATATTAGGTAAGCTGCTCGGCCCGCTGCTCAACGCGAAGAAGCCCAAGAGCGAGAAAGACCTAGATACAATCGTCGAGGCGGTCTACCGCTGTACCAACTGCGGTGCATGCTACGTATCATGCCCCTTCGGTATCGATAGCGGCGCGATAATAAAGAGTATACTAGCCAGCATAGCCACCAAGTCTGGCCGTGCGCCTACGCTGATAGCTGTATTCGACGTAATAGAGCGCGAGAAGCTCTTCCTCAAGATACCCAGCTTCATGTACATATGGAACGAGGTAATGAAGAAGGCTGAGCAGGCGCTGGGCAAGCCGCTGCCATTCGACAAGAAGGGCGCCGAGTACTTCCTCCTAGTGAACATGGCTGACGCGATGTTCTACCCAGACGCGGTCATAGGCGCAATGAGGGTGCTAGACCGCGCCGGGGTAGACTGGACGCTGCCGAGCAAGCCGTTCGCATTCCGCCCGCCAATAGCAGCGGTCATAGGCCTATTCAAGCAGGCCAGAGAGATGCTAAAGATGCTTAACGCAGACATATCAAAGTATGAGCCCAAGAACGTAGTGCTCCTTGACGGCGGGTTCGTCTACCCGTGGCTAAGGTTCCAGATGCCCAAGGTGCTAGGCCGCCGGCCGAGCTACCGTGTACTACACATAGTGGAGCTCTTCGAGAAGCTGATAAAGGAGGGCAAGCTCAAGCTAAACCAGACCGACGACAAGGTAACCTGGCACGACCCCTGCCAGCTCGCACGCCGCGGCGGCGTAACTGAGGAGCCCAACTTCGTACTCAGCGCGGCTAGCAAGGGCTTCCGCAAGCTACCGCACCACGGCGCTGAGAGCTACTGCTGCGGTGGCGGCGGAGGCATAGGCTGTATGAACATGGAGATGCTAGAGCAGATGGGCAAGCTACTAGGCGTCTCCAGCAAGGACCTCGTAGCGGGAGAGAAGGAGCTAGAATTCATACAGAAGACAGCAGAGCACTGGACAATAGCCGTGAAGAGGAAGATAGACGACATCAAGAAGAGCGGCGCCGATATAGTAGTCACGGCGTGTCCGGTCTGCATGCACTCCATAGCTGGCGGCGCGCAGCTATACGGGCTAAAGACACAGGTAAGGCACATAGCAGCCTACATAGGCGAGCGTCTACAGTAA
- a CDS encoding DUF4258 domain-containing protein translates to MAWWYSLRVSQHARERMEERRVSLDDVLEALEDPVQIVYDSEEDVYLALGSNDVAVVYAARGRVVEIVTVMRRREYEALVGRLQGRRYKVVY, encoded by the coding sequence ATGGCGTGGTGGTATAGCCTACGTGTCTCCCAGCATGCACGGGAAAGAATGGAGGAGAGGCGGGTAAGCCTCGACGACGTACTCGAGGCGCTCGAGGACCCAGTACAGATAGTCTACGATAGCGAGGAAGACGTCTACCTAGCACTAGGCTCAAACGACGTAGCTGTGGTGTACGCGGCCCGGGGCAGGGTCGTAGAGATAGTAACGGTCATGAGGAGGAGAGAATACGAGGCCCTCGTAGGCAGGCTCCAGGGCCGCCGCTACAAGGTAGTATACTAG
- a CDS encoding metal-dependent hydrolase codes for MDRSTHVVFATGFSTAMLWGLNAPPGALFIVIPVAITASLIPDIDLHKAHRSLLHNIPVAVSLTLLVYAAALTSLPQVLAELVALGFLLGYTSHILLDMFTVRGVALLYPLSRRFYRLARLRSNDPLANKLLQALSAALAAYSAAAMMGLVPAKPTP; via the coding sequence ATGGACAGGTCCACCCACGTTGTGTTCGCTACAGGGTTTTCGACTGCTATGCTGTGGGGCCTCAATGCACCCCCGGGCGCATTGTTCATAGTAATCCCGGTGGCCATCACGGCCTCCCTTATACCGGATATAGACCTCCACAAGGCACACCGGTCTCTACTACACAACATACCGGTTGCTGTTTCCCTAACACTACTAGTGTATGCAGCTGCTCTCACTAGTCTTCCCCAGGTACTCGCCGAGCTTGTGGCCCTAGGCTTCCTACTAGGCTATACTAGCCACATCCTCCTAGACATGTTCACGGTACGAGGAGTTGCCCTCCTCTACCCCCTCAGCCGTAGATTCTACAGACTAGCCAGGCTACGTAGCAACGACCCCCTAGCAAACAAGCTTCTACAGGCACTATCAGCCGCACTAGCAGCATATAGCGCAGCAGCAATGATGGGGCTCGTACCGGCTAAGCCAACACCGTAA